CGCCTACGGCGTCTGGTTCGAGCGGCAGTACGGGTTCGACCTCGCGAGCTAGCTCGCCGGCTTCGACGACGCCGGGGCCGGCCTGCCGAGCGTGGTCGACGACCCCGAGCGGCACGCGCTCTGCGCCGAGGCGCTCGACAGCTACGAGCCCGCGCCCGACCTCTACGACGAGCGGCTCGGCCCGTGGCCGGCCCCGGCCGAAGTCGACGACTGGCTCCTGTTCTAGCGCAGCGCTAACCACGCGGTGTAGCCACCCACTGCGGCGCTCGCCGCGACGGGCCATGGCCCAGGACCACACGGTCCGAACACACTGACGCCCGCCCCGGAGCTCCCGAGGCGGGCGTCGCCATGTCTGGCCGGTCGGCCAGATCGCCGAGCCGGGAGGGTCCCGGCCGGCTGCCGGCGACCGCGCTGTCTCTAGCAGCACGGCGCCATCACCACGACCGGGGGAGGCCCCGATCACGATGACCAACCACACCAACGTACACACCACCCCCACGACCGTCCACGACGACGGGGCCCGCAACACCGAGTCCGGCATGCGGATCGCGCCCGACGAGGCCCGCGCGGCCGAGGTCGCCGCCCAGGCCGGCCGCTGGCTCTCCCTCGCGACGGAGAGGACCCGGATGCGCCCCGAGACGCTCCTCGCGAAGGCCCTCACCTCGGCCACGTTCAGCGCGGTCCACCGGACCTCGTCGCTCGCCGTCCCATCGAAGCTCTCGGGCAAGTCGCGGCACCAGCGCGCGCTGTGGGCCCTCGTCCGGGACCCGGCCGAGCCGTGGGCCCCGCTCACCGTTGACGTCACGTCCGAGACGATCACCGCGAGCCTCGGCGACGAGGCCCTCGGGACGCTCCTGTCGAAGCACCTCGGGTGGGTCCGCCCGCTCGTCCCGTTCGGGCTCACGGTCCACCTCGCCCGCGTGACGGGGAGCGAGACCGGGGGGTACACGCTCGGGGCCAACGTCGTCCTCGGCCACGTCGGGCGCGCGCTCGACCGGCTCCTCGACGCGCTCGGTGAGGCGGGCGGCCCGTCCGTCGGTGGCGACGGCGCGACCGCCGAGCCTCCGCCTGCCTCGCTCGGCCTCGTCGTCCGTCCCGAGGCCGACGTCCTCCGCCCGGGCTACGACGCCCAAGACGTCGTGCTCTACCGGCGCGTCGACGGGACCGCCTGCGCCTCCGTCGACCACGTCCCCCGTCACAGGCCAACGGGGATCGAGTGGGGCTACGCGGGCTCCGGCCCGGCCGACCTCGCCCGGTCGGTCCTCCTCGCGCTGACGGACGAGGCCACGGCGGAGGCGCTGTACCAGGCCTTCAAGGCCGACGTCGTCGCTCGGGTCCCGCAGGCCGGTGGCGTCCTCCGCGCGACCGACGTCCGGGCCTGGGTCGCCGCCCAGACCGACCGCCCGACGGCCGCCAAGCTCCCCCATCCACCGACCGAGAGGCCGGCGCCCCACCGTGGGGCGCCGGCCTCTCTCCATTCCAGACCGACTCATGAACAAGATCACGACCGCCCCGAACCAGCTCGCTCTCGGGCTCACCACTCCCATCATGTCCATGGCCCAGCGCGACGCGCGGCCCAACCGCCAGGCCCGGCTCGACGCCGCGAAGGCCGTCCTCGCCCGCGGCCTCGCCGGCGTCCGCGACGACCCGAAGGCGCTCGCGGCCTACCTCGCCTTCCGCGCCCGCTTCCACGACTACAGCCCCCGGAACACCATGCTCATCTTCCTCCAGCGCCCGACGGCGAAGTACTGCATGGGCTTCCGCTCGTGGACCAAGCACGGGCGCCGGGTGCTGAAGGGCGAGCGGGGCCTGACGGTCCTCGCGCCGATCCTCCGTCGGCCTACGGAAGGCGATGTCGCGGCCGGGCACGACCCCGACGACCGGGTCCCCGTCGGCTTCCGGACGACGACGACGTTCGACTACGAGCAGACGGAGGCCGTGTCCGACGACGCCCTCGTCTAAACGCCGCCGATCCCGAGGCTCGACGCCGCCGGGCCCGAGGGGCTCCTCGCGAGGCTCGAAGCGGTGGCAGAGAGCATCGGGTGCGCGGTCCACTACACCTCGCTGGGCTACGCCGACGGGTGGTACCGGGAGGCCGACCGGACCGTCTGCGTCCGGGCCTCGCTCTCGCGGGCCGACCGGTGCTCGGTCCTGTGCCACGAGCTGGCCCACGCGGTCGCCCACACCGGCGACCGGGGGACGAGCCGTGCCGCGAGGGAGCTCCAGGCCGAGGGAGCCGCGTACGTCGCGCTGGCCGCGCTCGGCCTCAACACGGCCCGGGCGAGCCTGCCCTACCTCAAGAGATGGGGCGACGACGACCGGATGGCCGCGGAGCTCGACGCCGTCGACCGGATCGCCAGCCGGCTCCTCGCGCTCGTCGACGACGCGGCCGAGACCGCCCGCTAGGCCACCCGACACCGGGCACAGCGCCCGGCCATTCATACTTCTTGACCACCGACCGACAGGCCGGGCTCCCACCGCGGGGCCCGGCCTGTCATCGTTTCCGACAGACCCATGACCCCGAGCCACACCTCCCTCTACGCGAACACTTGTTCGCCCTCCAGGCGCCCCGAGCCGACCGGCCTCGGCCACACGCTCGACCTGTTCACCCAGCCCGCCGACCGTCCGCGGCTCGACGTCCCCGTGTTCTCTGTCCGCCTCGTCCGAGAGCGGAGCCACGAGACGGCCGTCGTCCGGACGCCGGCCAACGCGGCCCGCCTGTGCTGCGAGCTCCTCGACGGGTACGACCGGGAGGTCTTCCTCGCCGTCGCGCTGTCCACGGCGTCCCGAGTGATTGGCGCCCACGTCTGCCACGTCGGGACGGTCGACGCGAGCGTGGCCAGCCCCCGGGAGGTCTTCCGCTTCGCGATCCTCTGCAACGCCCGGAGTGTCCTCGTCGCCCACAACCACCCGAGCGGTAGCCTCGAGCCGTCGCGGGCCGACGTGGCCGTGTCGAAGCAGCTCAACGCGGCCGGCGAGGCCGTCGGGGTCGGGCTCGTCGACTCGCTCGTCGTCGGGTACGCCGGGGCGTACACGTCGCTCACAGAGCGTGGGCTCCTCTAGCGAGCCACGGTAGATCCAGCGCGCGCCGGACAGGCGGCCTCCCGCTCACCTCCCTCGACGGCGTACGGGAAGACGCGGGGCAGGGAGTTAGCGGACGCTGTTTCCCGGACGGGTTGCTGAACGGAATCGGCCGCACCAGGGCCGGTGAGGGTGGACTGGCGCAGCGCCGGCGAAAGGGGCCGTTAACCGGGCGGCCACCCCAGGTCTCGGACGTAGGCCTCCGCGAGCCCGGCCGCATCGCCTCGTCGACTACCACAGCGGTGCCAGCCGCGTAGCTTTGATCGTACCGCCACCGGCCGCAGGCCGCTGAACGCCAGCCCGTCGTCCCGCTTGCGAACGAGTTGACAGCCCCCACATGACGTCCATCGCGAACGTGTTTACTCGAGCCCGGGCTGGAGCGTTGCTGATGCTCGTCAGCGCCGGGCTCGCCCTCGTCGGCGCGGTCCTGGCCGCTCGGGCGGGGACGCGTTTCGATGCGTGGTACTGGATGCCCGTCGTGTACGGAGCGGTGATGGTGGGGGGCCTGGTGTGGGGGGGCATCCGGCAAGGCTACTCGGGCGAGGCCGTCCCGCCCCCACCTCCCTCCGGCGACCCGACTCGGGACGTGACCGCCTGGGTCGACCGGTGGAGCAGCGGGTACGGCCTGCCGCCCTGGCAACGCGTCACCGGAGCGCTCGCCACGATCCTGACGGCCGTCGCCGGGTTGATCATCGCGGCGGCGACGGGGGAGGTCTTCCTCGAGATGCCGTTCAGCTGGTGGGCGATCGGGATGGGCATCCTGATCGTCGTCGGTGCGGTCGGGCTCACGAAGGCGCTGCCGAAGCGAGACGGTTGATCGGAGGGAATAGAGGGACGACAAGCACGCGCTGAGCCCTTGGGCGGCAAAATTGCGACCGGTCGGCGCGTTCGTCTGAGGCGGGCCGTCGGCACGTGTGACGATTCCGGGCCTCGTGCGAACCACGGGAACACCCGCCCACGCTCCCGTGCCCCGACTCCAGACCGCGCTCGCCCTCCTGCTCTTCGCCGGCCCCGTCGCCGCGCAGCCCCCGCCCCCCTCCGGCGAGCTGCTCCTCTTCAACGCGCGCCTCGTCGACCCCCGCACCGACGCGGTCCGGACGGGGGCGCTACTGCTCCGAGGGGACACGATCGCCGCCGTCCTTGACGCTCCGCCGGCGGAGTACGACGGCCCCGACTCGACGTCGCAGGGCGCGCCGTGCTCCCCGGCCTCCTCGACCTCCACGTCCACAGCTACGGCAACCTCTCGCCGTCGGGCGTCGAGACGCTCGGCACCGAGGGGGCCGCCCGGCGGATGCTCTACGCTGGCGTGACCGGGTTCCTCGACCTGTTCGCCGACGAGGACGCCATTTTCGCCCTCCGCGACCGCCAGCGCGCCGCGACCGGGCCTGAGAGACGAGACGCCGCGGACGTCCACGCCGCTGGACCGCTGCTCACCGCGCCCGGCGGCTACGGCACGCAGATGGGCCTGCCCACGCGGACCGTCGCGACGCCGGACGAGGCGCGGCGCGTCGTCGCGGCGCTCTCCGAGCGCCGCCCGGACGTGGTCAAGCTGGCCTACACGACAGAGACCGGCTCGTTCGCGTCGATGGACCGGCTGACGATGGAGGCCGTCGTCGAGACCGCACGCGCGCTCGATCTGCGGACGGTCGTCCACGTCGACTCGTGGGCGAGCGTGGTCGATGTCGCCCGGGCGGGCGCGTCGGCCGTGACGCACCTCCCTCCGGCCCCCGTGCCCGACGCCGCCGTGGAGGCGATGCGGGCGCACGGCACCGTCGCCATCCCGGCCCTGGCGGGCGAACTCGGGCTCTCCGACCTCACGACCCGCTCGTGGCGCGACGCGCCGTTGCTCGCCGCCGTCGCCTCGCCCTCGGTCGTCGCGGGGTACTCGGCCCCGCCCGGGCCCGGCCTCGAGTCCACGGTCCTGGGGCAGCGTGAGGAGCGGGCCGCCCGCCTCGCCGCCGTCCGGGCGCTGCACCGGGCGGGCGTCCCCGTCCTCGCCGGGACCGACGCGGGCGCTCTCGGGACGGTCCAGGGGTTCTCGCTCCACCACGAGCTGGCGCTCCTCGTCGAGGCGGGGCTGACGCCCCGCGAGGCGGTGGCCGCGGCCACGACCGAGGCGGGCGCGTTCCTCGGTCGGCGGGTCGGGCTCCGGGTCGGCGACCGCGCCGACCTCGTCGTCCTCGCCGCCTCGCCGCTGGACGACGTGCGCCGGACGCAGGACGTCGAGCTCGTCGTGTCGCACGGGCGCGTGGTCGACCGCGAGGCCCTGCTCGGCCCGCTCCCGGCGGAGCCGCTGACCGGCCCCCTCGTGGACGACTTCGCCTCGGACACCCTCACGAGCGCGCTCGGGACCGCGTGGCGCGTCGTGACCGACGAGGCTCTCGGCGGCACCTCCGCCGCCGAGGTCTCCGTCTCGGGCGGCGTGCTCCGCGTCGAGGCGTCCCTCCGGCCGGGCTCGGCGGGCATCGGGTTCGTCGAGCTCGTCCTCCCGCTCGACGCCGCGGGCGCCATGCGCGACGTGTCCGGCTGGGACGGCGTCCGCCTCCGTCTCCGCGCGCTGAGCGGGCCGCTCGCGCTCAAGCTCCAAACCGCCGACGTCGGCAACGTCGACTACCACGCCGTCGTCCTGGAGCCGAGCGCGACGGCGCAGGAGCTGACCCTCCCGTTCTCCGGATTCCGTCAGCTCTGGTCGGAGCAGGTCCCGTGGACGGGTCGCCGCGTGCTCGCCGTCGCGCTGTCGTCGGGGGGGATGGAGGCGGCCGAGGTCGCCTACGAGGTCGAGGCGGTCGAGTGGTACCGTGACGACCAATGATCCTCTCCGTGCTCTTCTCCCGCTCTCCGGGCGACTCCCCGCAGGCCCGGTTCGAGGCCCTCCTCGACCGGCACTCCGGGATCGTCCGCAAGGTGGCGGCGACGTACTGCCGCTACCCCGAGGACCAGCGCGACCTCGCCCAGCAGATCACGGAGCACCTGTGGCGCGCCTTCGGGCGCTACGACCCCGACCGGCCGTTCTCGACGTGGGCCTATCGGGTCGCCCTCAACGTCGCCATCTCCCACGTCCGGCGGGCCGCCCTCCGCGACCGGACCGTCGAGTCCTACGACGCCCTCGACCACGAGCCCGTCGACGCCGCGACGCTCTCGGCCGACGACGACGACCGCGTCCGCGCCCTCTACCGCGTCGTGGACCGGCTGGGCGCGTTCGACCGCGCGCTCCTCCTGCTCCACCTGGAGGGCTACCGCAACGGCGAGGTCGCCGACGTCCTCGGCCTCTCGGTCACGAACGTGGGCACGCGCCTGAGCCGCCTCCGCAAGCAGATCCGGGCCGACCTCGCCCCCCGGCCGCCCCTCACCGACCGCACCCCCCTCCCATGACGCTCGACGACCTCAAACTCGCCCTCGACGAGATCGACCGGCGCCTCGGCGCGAGCGAGGCGGCGGACCGCGCGCAGCGCGCCCAGGCCTCGCTCCGGCGCTCGCGCTCCGCGCTCGGCCCGCTCCGGTGGTCGCTCTGGCTGGAGGCGGCCTTAAGCGGCGCCGCGACGGGATTTCTCGCCTGGTTTCTCGCCGTCCACGCGGCGTCCCCGTGGCCCGCGGTCGCGTCGGCCGTGCTCCTGCTGGCGCTGAGCGCCGCGTACCTGATCGCGACGGTCCGCCAGCTCGAACGACTGGGCCGGCTCGACCCCGCCGCGCCGGTCGTCGAGGTGCAGGGCCATCTCGCGGCGCTGAACGCGCTCCGGAGCCGGGTCGTCCGGAACGTCCTGCTGGCGGCCCCGCTCGTCTGGCTCCCCGTCGTCGTCGCGGCCGAGTGGGCGGCCGGGGTCGACCTCGTCGCCGGGACGAGCCCCGCCTGGGTCGTCGCCAACCTCGCGCTCGGCGTGGCCGTGCTCGGCGGCGGCCTCTGGGTCGCTCACCGCCGGCCCGAGTGGGTGGCGGCGTCGCCGTGGCTCCGCCGAACGGCCGACCACCTCGCCGGGCGGAGCCTCCGCCGGGCACGCGAGCACGCAGACGAGGCGGCCGCCTTCGAACGGGACCTCGGCAGTTGACGGAGGAGACGCTTCCGCAATGATGACATGTCGCACGGATCCCGAAGGTCCCCCGAGTGGATCGGCCACTCGGGCGCGAACGGCGCGATGGCCCTTTACAGCTCCGAACGCGACCTGTACGTCGTGGGGGCGCTCAATCAGCTCGACGAGCCCGCACGGACGTCCTCCCTGATGCCGAAGGTCGTCGCCGCCGCGGCGTGAGGGGGCGGCGCGCCGCCCCAGGTCACGGGCTCCGCGGAGTGGGGTGCGGGGCCGCCGTCGCCCTCCGCCTCCGGCACGTCCACCGCGAACAGCGCCACCGGCCGCTCCTTCCCCCGGAGCACCTGGTCGCCGACCGGCCGGAGAGTCCACCCGTCCGTCTCCTCGAGCCGCGCCGCTAGCGCGTCGCCCACGAGGACGTCCTCGCCGAGCGGTTTGCAGAGGGCCTGGATACGGGCCGTCTGGTTGAGCACGTCGCCGGTGAACACGATCTCCTTCTTCAGGGCGCCGATCTCGCCCGTCGTCACGTCCCCTGTCTGGACCCCCGCCCGGAGGTCCGGCGCGACGCCGAACTCTCTCTCGAACCAGCCCGCCCGCGCCCGGAGCGCCGCCCGCATCGCGAGCGCGCACCGGACGCCGTTGGCGTCGCGGAGCCCGGCCTCCTCCGGCCACGACACGACGATCTCGTCGCCGATGTACTGGTACACCTCGCCCTCGTGCCGGACGACCGCGTCGGCGAGGGCGTCGTAGTACGCCCGGAGGAACTCGAAGTACCGGGCGTGGCCCAGCCGCTCCGTGATGGCCGTCGAGGACTTCATGTCGGAGAAGAGGAACACGCGCCGCTCCCGCTTCGGCGTGTGGTACCGCCCCGTGAGGAAGTTGGTGAGGACGCGGGCGCCCAGGTGCTCGCTGATCTCGGCGTAGAACAGCGAGACGACGAGGGACGCCGTGATCTGGACGCCCGTGCTCAGGCTCTCCATGCTGACCGCGAACGCCCCGAGGCGGTCCCAGACGCGGGCGTCGGCCAGCCCGGTCCCCATCTCCATCGCCGCTGCGATGGGGTAAAGGACGACCACGACGACGGTCAGGAACGCGACGTAGAACAGGGTCTTGCCGACCAGCTTGGCCCCGAGGCTCCTCGCGGCGAAGGCCCGGTTCAGGAACAGCAGTTCGACGACCCCGACGAGGCACCCGACAGCGAACGACGCCAGGCTGGCGAAGACGTAGATCCCGGCGTCGAGTTGGATGCCCTCGTGGGAGTCGGCCGAGAGGCTCCCGACCGCCGCGTAGTTCGAGACCGAGAACACGTGGTCCACCAGGAGCCAGATCACCCCGAAGGGGGCGACGCGGCGGACCGTGCGCCGGGCGTTGGGGGAGAGTCGGGTGCTCATGTCACGTCGCCCGCCGAGGGCTGGCGTAGACGTCGGGGGCATCGCGCGGCGACGAGCACAGCGACGACCGCTCCGAGAGCCTCGGGGACCGGGAGAGCGGGGGGACGACGAGGCGGGACATGCGACCGGAGGGCGTGCGGATGCGTCCGGCCCACGCGGTCTCTGTGCTGTGGCGGAGAGCGTCCTGCGGTGGAATAAACGGAGACCGTGCGGAAGAGCGCGCGAGAGACCGCCCCGGCGTGGGATGTCGCCCCGGACCCCCTACGGGAGCTGAAGGATGAACGTCGAGCCGTCCGCCTCGACGCTCTCGACCGTGAGCGCGCCACCGTGGCCCTGGACCACGATGTCGTGGGCGAGCGAGAGCCCGAGGCCGATGCCCTCGCCCGGCGGCTTCGTCGTGAAGAACGGCTCGAACACCCGTGCCCGGACGGCCTCCGGCATCCCGGTCCCGTTGTCGGCGACGCGGATCTCGACGCCCCCGGCGTCCCGCCGCGTCGAGACCGTCACCGCCGGGACGTACCCGTCGCCCTCGGCCTCGGCCCGCTGGCGGACGGCGCCGAGCGCGTTGTCGACGAGGCTGACCACGACGCGGTCGAGATCCTCCGGGACGGCCTCGACCGCCCCGGCGTCGGGGGCGAGGTCGAACACGAGGGCCGGCCCGGGCAGGGGGCGGCGGGCCGTCGCGGCGTGGAGGGCGCGGGACGCCGACTCCTCGACGAGCCCGTTGAGGTCGACCCGCCGCCGCCGGCTGGAGCCACTCCGGGCGTGCGCCATCATCGCCTGCACGATGGCGTCCGCCCGGCGGCCGTGCGCCTCGATCTTGGCCACGTTCTCGCGGAGGTCGCCGAGGAGGGCCGCCCGCGCGCCGGGGTCGCCCTCGGCATCGACCTCATCGAGGAGGTCTCGGGACACGCTGGCGAAGCCGGTGACGAAGGTGAGCGGGTTCTTGATCTCGTGGGCGATCCCGGCTGTCAGCGCCCCGAGCGAGGCCATCTTCTCCTGCTGGACGAGCCGGTCCTGCGCCCGCCGGAGGTCGGCGAGGGACGCCTCGAGGCCGGCCGCGTACTGGTCGGCGCGCCCGCGGGCCGCCTCCGCCTCGCGCCGGGCCGCGTCGAGGTCGGCGGTGTGGCGGCGCTCGGCCGTCACGTCGCGGACGACGGCGACGACCTGACCGCCGCCGGCGCCCTCGTCGAGCGGGAGGAGCCGGGCCTCGAAGTCCCGACGCTCGTCGCCGAGCGGGAGCGTGTACTCGATCCCGACCGGCTCGCCCGTCCGGGCCACCTCCGCGAGCGCGTCGGCCGTCAGCGCGCCGACGTCCGGGGGCAGGACGTCCGGCATGGGGCGGCCGAGGAACTCGTCCGGGGGCGCGTAGAGCCCGAACTGGCGGCCGGCCCGGTAGTCGCGGATCGTCCCGTCGGCGTCCATCCGGAAGTAGAGGTCGGGGAGCGCTCGGAAGACGGCCTCGAGCTCGCCCGTCCGCTCGCGGAGCGCCCGCTCGGTCGCCTTCCGCTCGGTCACGTCGAGGAGCGCCGTCGCGAGCGCGGGCTCGGCGTCGAACGCCAGCGGTTGGACCGTGAGGGCGACCCACCGCGTGGCCCCGTCGGCGCGCCGGATCCGGAGCTCGTGGTCGCGGACCTCGCCCCGCTCGCGGACCGCGTCGAGGACGCGGGACCGGTCGGCCGGGTCGGCGTAGAAGTCCGGCGTTGTCCGCCCCGCGAGCCCCCCGGTCTCGACGCCGACCAAGGCCTCGAGGCGGGCGTTCGCGTAGAGGACCGCACCGTCGGCGACCCGACTGATGAGGAGCGGCGTCGGGCAGGCCTCGACGATCGCGCGGAACCGGACCTCGGCCCGCGCCAGCTCGGCCGTCCGCTGGGCGACGCGCTCCTCCATCTCGTCGTAGGCCCGCCGGAGCGCGTCCTCGGCCTCGACCCTCTCGGTCACGTCGTGGCACACGCCGAGCAGCCGGACGGACCCGTCCGGGTCGCGGAGCACCTCGCCGGCGCTGTGGAGGACGCGGACGGCCCCGTCGGGCCGGACGACGCGCTCCTTGAACGCGAACGTGTCGCCCGTCGCGACGGCCCGCTCGACCTCTGCTCGGACGCGGGCCCGGTCGTCGGGGTGGACGCGCTCGAGGTAGGCCGCGAAGCTGGCCCCGAACGCGCCGGGCTCGAGCCCGTAGATCCGGTACAACTCGTCCGACCACGTCACGCGGTCGGCTGCGGCCTCCCACGTCCACCACCCGAGCCCGGCGAGGCGCTGGGCCTCGGCGATCAGTCGGTCCCGGAGGGCGGGCGGCATCGCGCGGACGTAGCTCGCGTCACGTGGGGCGGTGCCCCGGACGGCGGCGCCACGAGGAGGCACGGAGGGGGACAGGGCTCGGGGCATGGAAGTGGCCGTCAGCGGGCGAAGGTCACGCGCCGCGTGAGCACGTGGGGTCGGCGGCGGGTGGCCCGAGGGCGAGGGCGGGAGACGAAGCGAGGAGAACGGCGGCCGCCGCGAGGAGCGCGCGGATCGCCGGAGGCGTACGGAAGCATATGGGGGTGAGGGCACCGCGCGGAGCGCGGGCCGTCGGGCCGACGGCAGGCGTGCGGCGGCGTGCCGGACACGGTCCCACGCTAGGCCGGCGCCGGGCACGCTGGCATGGGCGCCGCCGCCCATTTCCGCCGCGCTACCCGGCCAGCAGGCGCGCCGCGATCGCCTCGCGGCCTCGCCCCGTGAGGTCGAGCTTGGCCATCGCGCTCTCGACGTGGTGCCGGACCGTGTGGGTCGAGACAAACAGCCGCTCGGCGATGGCCTCGTTCGAGAGGCCCTCGGCTACAAGGAGCGCGACCTCGGCCTCCCGCCGCGTGAGCCCCAGCGACTGGCGGACGGCGTCGGCGGACGGGAGCGCGGCGGCGAGGCCGCGCGGCTCGACGGTGACGAGGAACGCCTCGCCGTGCCCCAGCGCCCCGGCCGGGAGGAGCGCCGCGCGGAGGGCGTACGCGGCCCGGGCGGTCCGGGCCTCGGCCGTCGGCGGCGTCACGGCCGGGGCGTCGGCGCGGCGGGCGAACGCGAGGGGCCGGAGGCGCGCCGCCAGCGCGGCGAG
This sequence is a window from Rubrivirga marina. Protein-coding genes within it:
- a CDS encoding ImmA/IrrE family metallo-endopeptidase, coding for MAESIGCAVHYTSLGYADGWYREADRTVCVRASLSRADRCSVLCHELAHAVAHTGDRGTSRAARELQAEGAAYVALAALGLNTARASLPYLKRWGDDDRMAAELDAVDRIASRLLALVDDAAETAR
- a CDS encoding adenylate/guanylate cyclase domain-containing protein is translated as MSTRLSPNARRTVRRVAPFGVIWLLVDHVFSVSNYAAVGSLSADSHEGIQLDAGIYVFASLASFAVGCLVGVVELLFLNRAFAARSLGAKLVGKTLFYVAFLTVVVVVLYPIAAAMEMGTGLADARVWDRLGAFAVSMESLSTGVQITASLVVSLFYAEISEHLGARVLTNFLTGRYHTPKRERRVFLFSDMKSSTAITERLGHARYFEFLRAYYDALADAVVRHEGEVYQYIGDEIVVSWPEEAGLRDANGVRCALAMRAALRARAGWFEREFGVAPDLRAGVQTGDVTTGEIGALKKEIVFTGDVLNQTARIQALCKPLGEDVLVGDALAARLEETDGWTLRPVGDQVLRGKERPVALFAVDVPEAEGDGGPAPHSAEPVTWGGAPPPHAAAATTFGIREDVRAGSSS
- a CDS encoding PAS domain-containing protein; protein product: MPPRGAAVRGTAPRDASYVRAMPPALRDRLIAEAQRLAGLGWWTWEAAADRVTWSDELYRIYGLEPGAFGASFAAYLERVHPDDRARVRAEVERAVATGDTFAFKERVVRPDGAVRVLHSAGEVLRDPDGSVRLLGVCHDVTERVEAEDALRRAYDEMEERVAQRTAELARAEVRFRAIVEACPTPLLISRVADGAVLYANARLEALVGVETGGLAGRTTPDFYADPADRSRVLDAVRERGEVRDHELRIRRADGATRWVALTVQPLAFDAEPALATALLDVTERKATERALRERTGELEAVFRALPDLYFRMDADGTIRDYRAGRQFGLYAPPDEFLGRPMPDVLPPDVGALTADALAEVARTGEPVGIEYTLPLGDERRDFEARLLPLDEGAGGGQVVAVVRDVTAERRHTADLDAARREAEAARGRADQYAAGLEASLADLRRAQDRLVQQEKMASLGALTAGIAHEIKNPLTFVTGFASVSRDLLDEVDAEGDPGARAALLGDLRENVAKIEAHGRRADAIVQAMMAHARSGSSRRRRVDLNGLVEESASRALHAATARRPLPGPALVFDLAPDAGAVEAVPEDLDRVVVSLVDNALGAVRQRAEAEGDGYVPAVTVSTRRDAGGVEIRVADNGTGMPEAVRARVFEPFFTTKPPGEGIGLGLSLAHDIVVQGHGGALTVESVEADGSTFILQLP
- a CDS encoding ArdC family protein; the encoded protein is MNKITTAPNQLALGLTTPIMSMAQRDARPNRQARLDAAKAVLARGLAGVRDDPKALAAYLAFRARFHDYSPRNTMLIFLQRPTAKYCMGFRSWTKHGRRVLKGERGLTVLAPILRRPTEGDVAAGHDPDDRVPVGFRTTTTFDYEQTEAVSDDALV
- a CDS encoding RNA polymerase sigma factor is translated as MILSVLFSRSPGDSPQARFEALLDRHSGIVRKVAATYCRYPEDQRDLAQQITEHLWRAFGRYDPDRPFSTWAYRVALNVAISHVRRAALRDRTVESYDALDHEPVDAATLSADDDDRVRALYRVVDRLGAFDRALLLLHLEGYRNGEVADVLGLSVTNVGTRLSRLRKQIRADLAPRPPLTDRTPLP
- a CDS encoding JAB domain-containing protein, with product MTPSHTSLYANTCSPSRRPEPTGLGHTLDLFTQPADRPRLDVPVFSVRLVRERSHETAVVRTPANAARLCCELLDGYDREVFLAVALSTASRVIGAHVCHVGTVDASVASPREVFRFAILCNARSVLVAHNHPSGSLEPSRADVAVSKQLNAAGEAVGVGLVDSLVVGYAGAYTSLTERGLL
- a CDS encoding CIA30 family protein encodes the protein MLPGLLDLHVHSYGNLSPSGVETLGTEGAARRMLYAGVTGFLDLFADEDAIFALRDRQRAATGPERRDAADVHAAGPLLTAPGGYGTQMGLPTRTVATPDEARRVVAALSERRPDVVKLAYTTETGSFASMDRLTMEAVVETARALDLRTVVHVDSWASVVDVARAGASAVTHLPPAPVPDAAVEAMRAHGTVAIPALAGELGLSDLTTRSWRDAPLLAAVASPSVVAGYSAPPGPGLESTVLGQREERAARLAAVRALHRAGVPVLAGTDAGALGTVQGFSLHHELALLVEAGLTPREAVAAATTEAGAFLGRRVGLRVGDRADLVVLAASPLDDVRRTQDVELVVSHGRVVDREALLGPLPAEPLTGPLVDDFASDTLTSALGTAWRVVTDEALGGTSAAEVSVSGGVLRVEASLRPGSAGIGFVELVLPLDAAGAMRDVSGWDGVRLRLRALSGPLALKLQTADVGNVDYHAVVLEPSATAQELTLPFSGFRQLWSEQVPWTGRRVLAVALSSGGMEAAEVAYEVEAVEWYRDDQ